DNA sequence from the Cystobacter ferrugineus genome:
TCCCATGAGCGCGGGCTCGGCGGAGGGTTTGCTGGGCCAGGCCCTGCGCCGGCTGTGTGGCATCTCCGGTGGCGAACCGCTCGAGGAGCGCCGGGCCCGGTTCTCGCGGCGTCTGTCCCAGCACCTGCCGCCCGCTCGGGTCCAGGAGGTGGTGGAGTTCCTCGGCGAGCTGTGCTCCCTTCCTTTCCCCGACGAGCACAGCCCTCGCCTGCACGCCGCGCGCGCGGACCCGCGGCTGATGAGCATCCACATGGGCCGCGCGTTGGTGGCCTTCCTGAAGGCGGAGTGCGCGCACCACCCGGTGCTGCTGGTGCTGGAGGATCTGCACTGGGGGGACATGCTCTCCGTGCGACTCATGGACGAGGCGCTGCGGGAACTCTCCGAGCAGCCCTTCCTGGTCCTGGCCCTGGCCCGGCCCGAGCTGGAGCAGTTGCTTCCCGGGCCGTGGATGCAGCGGCTGCAGTCCGTGCCCCTGCGCGGGTTGAGCCGCAAGGCGAGCGCCCGGTTGGTGCATGAGGTGCTGGGCTCGCAGGTGCCGGACGCGCTCGTCGACAAGCTCGTGGAGCAAGCCGCGGGCAATGCCCTGTTCCTGGAGGAGCTCATCCGCGGCCTGGCGGAGGGGGGGAGCGAGGGGACACCGGAGACCGTGCTGGCCATGTTGCAGGCGCGTCTGGGGCGGCTGGAGCCCGGGGCCCGCCGGGTGCTGCTGGCCGCCAGTTTCTTCGGCCGTACCTTCTGGTCCGGCGGGGTGGGGGCGCTGCTGGGCGGTGAAGTGACGGCCGGGGCGCTGAGGAGCTGGTTGCAGCACCTGGTGGAGCAGGAGTGGGTACAGCCGCAGCCGGCGAGCTGCTTTCCTGGCGAGGACGAGTACCTCTTCCGCCACGCGCTGGTGCGCGACGCCGTCTACGGGCTCATTCCCGACGGCCAGAAGCCCCCGGGCCACCAGCGGGTGGGGGCGTGGCTGGAGCAGGCCGGGGAGAGCGACCCGCGGGTGCTCGCCGAGCACGCCTTGCTGGGTGGACAACCCGAGCGCGCCGCCCACTTCCATGCCGAGGCGGCCGAGCGGCTCTACGCGCGCCATGACATGCCCGGCACACTGCGGTGCGTGGAGGCGGCGCTGGCGTGCGCGGCCGAGAGCCCGGTGAGGGTCCGGCTGCTCGCGCTCCGGGCCATGGCCATCGCCTGGGTCGAGGGGTTCGCGAAGATGTTCGATCTGGGCCTGCCCGTGTTGCCGGAGCTCGTGCCCGGGGATGCCATGTGGTGCAAGTTGATGGGGTTGCTCATCTGTGGAGGCGGCCTGCTGGGGCGTCATGAGGAGATGGTCAGGCTGGGCCGGCTCCTGCTGCGGACCACGCCCGAGCCCGGCGTGAAGGCGGCCTACATCGAGGCGCTCGCGCAGCAGTGCTGTGCGGCCGCCTGGGTCGGCGATCGCCAGCAGACCACCCTGTTGCTCGAGCGCATGGCCGAGGTGGGCACCCAGGAGCTGGAGCGGGAGCCCGTCACGCGGGGATGGTTGGGGCTGGCCCAGAACTTCGTCCACTACGCCCTCGAGGGCAGGTTCTGGCGGGCATTCGTGGCCGCCGAACAGAGCACGAGCGCCTTCCTGGAGGCGGGCTCGGAGAGTGGTTCGCACACGCCGCGCTCCCTCGGGGGACAGGCGCTCGCGGCGCTGGGGAATCTGCAGGGTGCCGAGGAGAAGCTGCGCGCGTGTCTGGTCAGCGCCCGGGAAGAAGGGCAGACCCTCGGCCTCTCCGTGGTGCGCACGCACCTGTCCACGACGCTGTCCCACGGCCTCACTCCAGCGCATTGGGAGGAGGCGGGGACGGTGGCCCGCGAGGAGATGGCGGGGGTCAGTCCATTGCTGCACGCGGGGTGGGCGCAGGTCGCGCTGGCACGGGTGGCCGCCCACCGTGGAGAGTGGGCCGAAGCGGAAACCCAGGCCCGTGGTGCCTGCGAGGTGCTGACGCCCTATCCCCCCTACCGGCTCTTCGCCCGCACGGTGCTCGCCACCTCGCTGCTCGCCCAGGGGCGTACGGCCGAGGCTCGCGAGCAGACCCTGCTCGCGGCGCGGGAGCTGGAATCGCTGGGAGGGGCGGGGGCCGCGTCCATCGACGTGCACCTCACGCTGGCCGAGGTCTGCCTGGCCGAGGGGGACGCTCAACAGGGCGAGGCCGCCCTTCGTCGCGCCGTGCGGTGCGTGCACGAGTGCGCCCGCGACATTCCAGATGAGGCCGCTCGCGAACGCTTCCTGCGCCAGGTGCCCGGGAATGCCCGTGTCTTGGAATTGGCCCGTCAGCGATGGGGCGCAGAGGAATGATCGCTCGCTGGCGTTGCTCCATGACGGCTCCACCCCAGAGGTGGCCTACGCCTGGACGGCGTGAGTGCCATGTGTCCCCAGGTGTGCACCCGGTCCCCGCGGGGGGGTCTACTACCTCTCCGGTGGCAATCAGACTTCCTCGTCCGGTAAGAGCGTACGCAGCAACTCGTCGTCGGGACCCAGCGGACGCCAGCCGGGCGGCGGTGGGGTAGTGCGGAGCGCTGTCATGACCCGCTCGGCTCGCTTCCTATGCGTCTCTGGGGTGAAGCCGAACCAGAAGGCGAGTGCCTGGGCGACCTCGAAGCGGCTTGTCTCGTCCATCACGGTTGGCCAGCCATCGGGGAGGCTCTCGGAAAGCTCGCGCACGAACTGACTACGCACCAGGCGTGTGACTTGATGACTTCTCTCCGCCTCGGCCACCAAACCGCTGAAAATCTGCACTGCGCTGATGTCGGCCTCGCCAAGTTCCGCGGCAAGCGCAACAAGCGAGGTGGTAGGGCGTGCTTCGGCGAAGGCGGTGAGCGAATCAAACCCACGCTCGCGGACTCGCTCGTACAAGCGCACCTTCCAGTTGTCTTTCCAGGAAGGTCCCTCGTTCATCGCCCTCTCCTGGGGGTGAAGTTCATCGGAAGGTTATAGCGCTTCATGGCTTTGGCGACGAGCCTCAGGATTTCATTCGGCGTCAACATCCGGCCAGTTTCGGTTTCCGCTCTGCTCAGTACGTCCATGATCATCCGGTTCCATTCGTTGGGCCATGTGCGGCCCAGACGCCAGTTGCCACCACCATGGATCGCCTCATGTTTTGCCTGCTCCAGATTGACGCAGAATCGATCGATGCTCATCTCGCCGGTGAAGCCGCGCTTCTCGAACCACTCGCGGAACTCTCGCGGAAGGACGTGGTGCTCTGGTGGTTCGGCCATGCCAGCCCCCGTTCTACCCGTCACCCGCATGCCGCGCACCTCGGGACCATCGCCCAGCGCGTCGCGTACGCCTGGCGGCAGATCGTCGTGCGCCTGTGCCATCATGACCTGACCGGCGTGAATCCGGACAGCGGCGCTGACGGTAGGAAGGGAGATGACGCCCATCTGCACGAGTCGGCGCATCATCTCCACCCACTCGGCGGAGACGACCATCCGCGTGCCCATCATCACGCCGTTGGAGCCCACCACGAGGCCCACGCCGAGCGTGGCGGGCGTGGCGGGCGACAGCGAGGGGAGCGAAAACCTCATCGCTGGGAGCATGGTGAGCGCCTCGATGGACTCCTTCAGCACGAGCAGCTTCTTGAGATTCTCCGCCGCCACGCGCACGGCTTCACGGATTGCGGCGAACTCACGGGTGAGATGGCCTACCAGCGCGGGCAAGTCGGTTGCCGCTGCCTCCAACTGCCCTGGCTCCAGGGAGGAAAGTGCTGTCATCGCGGGCTCGAGCATCTTCTGCGAGCGGTTCATGTCCACGAACAGCTTCTCCACATTGTAGGAGGGGTACTGATCGAGCACGACGTCGGCGAGATGGAGGAAGTCGAACCAGACGGAGAGCAGGAGAGAGCCCATCATGGCTGTCTCGAGCCGTGGGCCGGAGAGACGCAGGAGGGCGAGTTGCATGTCCGGATCATCCATCTCCGAAGCGGCGTGGGTCAGTCGGGTGGCGGCGGCGAGTTCGGCGTCAATCCACCGCAGTTGACGTTCCCCATAATCAACGTAGGGGACAAAAACGCCGGAGGCTTTGCCGGTGATGCCCAGCTTGCTGGCCCTGAGTCTGGAGAGTTCGTTGGAGACACGGCGGGTGGTGCCGGACACGTCGCCAATGGCACCCAGAAACGCCAGGTGGGTTGCGAGGGTGCTCTGCCTCATCGCGCCCTCACCGCAGCTTGGGCCCATCGTTCGCACGGCTCCTTGGGCGTCCCGGCGATGGTGTAACCGCTCCGGTGTCTCGGGCTCGGACGTGGGGAGGGGCGCAGAGGCGAGGGCGGGTGGAGACTCCCGGCTCGGTTCTTCGGACAACGTGGACCCAGTGGTCTCGCGGGGCATGTAGCGCAGGTTCATCCCCCGGCCGGGTGGTGGCGTCAGCGACGCACAGCCGGTGGACAGCAGGGTCGTGACAATCAGCAGGCTCGCCCAGAAGGCGCGTGGTAAGTCAGTGCTCATGTCGGCAGCATGCCCACCGCGACGTTGCTGACCACCATGGCTGTATGTGGGAACCCTCCTCGGCGTCTGGCGCTGAGCTGCGTCGAGTGCCGGTTCAGCCCTGGGCGCGGGTGGCGGTGGAGGTGGTCCCCTGGAGGAGTCCAGGGGGTGGGACGCCCGTGGATTCGCTTGACCCCCTACCGCCTGACCGCTAGGTAACCCCCCCTCCCGACGAACCGAGGAGGCACGGCGGGATGAGCCGGTCTGAGGGGGCGGCCGTTTCGCCGCCGAGGGGCTTGGGTTCTTGGCCCTCCCTCCTGACCGTGAGCACCCCGCGTGGCCGGTACGCCTTGGCTTGTTTCACCACCCTTGTCCGTTGCCCAGGTCCTGGCCCGTCCAGGAACGCTCCATGCACTCCGATCGAAACCGGACTCCCTTCCTCCCCACCCTGGCTCTCGTCTCCATCCTGGGAGCCGGGGCCTGCAAGTCCCCTGAAGCGCCCCCTCCGGCCGCTCCCCCGGCCGTGGAGGTGGGCACGATCACGGTGCGGCCCTCGACCATTCCGGTGCTCGATGAGCTGCCGGGGCGCATCGCTCCGACACGGGTCGCCGAGGTGCGTCCGCGCGTGTCCGGCATCATCGTCGAGCGCGTCTTCCGGCAGGGTGGCAGCGTGAAGGCGGGGGACGTGCTCTTCAAGATCGACTCCTCGCTGTTCGAGGTCGAACGCGCGAGCGCCAGGGCCGTGCTGGCCAAGGCCGAGGCGACGGCCGCGGAGGCGCGCCAGCAGGGCGAGCGGGGCGAGAAGCTCATGGCCAGCGGGGTCATCACCCAGGAGCAGCACGAGGCGCTCCGGGCGGCGCTCCAGCGGGCCGAGGCCGATGTCGCCGCGGCCCGGGCGGCGCTGCGCCGCGCGGAAATCAATCTGGAGTACGCGACGATCCGCGCGCCCATCAGCGGGAGGATCGGCCGGGCCCTGGTGACGGAAGGCGCCCTGGTGAGCCAGGGCGACCCCACGGCGCTCGCGGTCATCCAGCAGCTCGATCCCATCTACGCGGACTTCACCCAGCCCGCGATGGAGCTCCACCGTCTGCGCCAGGCGTTCAAGGACGGGCGGATCCAGGGCGCCACCCCCGAGCAGGCCAACGTCCGGCTGGTGCTCGACGATGGCTCCTTCTTCTCGAAGTCGGGGAAGCTGCTCTTCTCGGACGTGACGGTCGACCCGGGCAGCGGCCAGTTGACGCTGCGGGGCGAGTTCCCCAATCCGGACGCCGAGCTTCTTCCGGGCATGTATGTGCGCGGACAGATCGAGCAGGGCTCCCTGAGCGAGGCGCTCGCCGTGCCCCAGCAGGCCATCCAGCGGGACAACGCGGGCAAGTCCCAGGTCTTCGTGGTCGCGCCCAATGGCACCGCCGAGGTGCGTCCGGTGCGCACTTCCCGTGTCTACCAGAACCAGGCGGTGATCCAGGAGGGCCTCAAGGCGGGTGATCAGGTCATCGTCGAGGGCTTCCAGAAGATCGCCGCGGGCGCACCGGTCAAGCCGGTGGCCTGGACCGCGCCTGGTACCGACGTCACTCCTTCCCAGCCTCGATAGGGCCCACCGCCATGCCTCGTTTCTTCATCGACAGGCCCATCTTCGCCTGGGTCATCGCGCTGTTCATCATCATGGCGGGCGTGCTCGCCATCCCCAACCTGCCGGTGGCGCAGTACCCCAACGTGGCACCGCCGCAGATCACCATCTCGACCATCTACCCGGGTGCTTCTCCCGAGGATCTCTACCAGAGCGTCACGCGCATCATCGAGGAGGAGCTCAACGGCACGAAGTCGTTGCTCTACTTCGAGTCGAGCAGTGACGCGACGGGCGCGATCACCATCACCGCGACGTTCGCGCCGGGGACGGATCCCGCCCTGGCCGCGGTCGATCTCCAGAACCGGGTCAAGCGGGTCGAGCCGAGACTGCCGCTCGCCGTGTCGCAGCAGGGCTTGCAGATCGAGGAAGCGGGCAGTGGCTTCCTCCTGATGGTGACGTTGCGGTCCACCGACGGCTCCTACGACGAGATTGGCCTCGGGGATTACCTCTCGCGCAACGTGCTCAATGAGTTGCGGCGCATTCCGGGCGTGGGCCGGGCGCAGCTCTTCTCCTTCGAGCGCGCCATGCGCATCTGGGTGGATCCGAACAAGCTGATGGGTCTGGGGCTGTCCTCCCAGGACGTGACGAACGCCATCCGCTCGCAGAACGCCCAGGTGGCGGCGGGCTCGCTCGGCGCGCAACCCGGTCCGGTGACCCAGCAGATCACGGCGACCGTGCTGGTGAAGGGCCAGTTGACCTCGCCGGAGGAGTTCGGGGCGATCGTGCTGCGCGCGAACGCGGATGGCTCCACCGTGCGCCTGCGGGACGTGGCCCGCGTGGA
Encoded proteins:
- a CDS encoding serine/threonine-protein kinase; protein product: MNSTHTWQAPTEPDELEASRKVGSVIAGRFTLESLAGRGGMGTVYRATDALSGQHVALKLLHPGSSADSPRRFTREAELLSTLRHPGIVSYIAHGLSEQGRPYLVMEWLEGEDLAQRLARQPLSLAETLSLLRHVTQALVVAHQHGIIHRDLKPSNLFLRQGRPEQVLLLDFGLARHVMPSSAMTASKALLGTPGYMSPEQASSQTQLTPSADIFSLGCVLYECLTGQPPFRAPHMMAALAKILFTEPVPLRQLRPELPTALQELLERMLAKDPSRRLPEAMALRSALEHLLSRLEEGTGVAEPVGAPLPSLAGAGRQLVTVLMAAPRTPVEQGSAEQRSRQALRDSLHSLLSPQGARVELLANGALVLTLVASLGSATDPATLAARCALSVVERWPEAIVVLTTGLGTLDSHLPVGEAMDRAGQLLRQSEPMPTEASTPVLLDEVTAGLLRSGFRLIRAPSGHFLLHGEPLGADESCLLLGKPTPCVGREHELALLDMTFGRCVEESTAQAVLMTAPAGVGKSRLRHEFLRRLERHASAPLVLLGRGDPMSAGSAEGLLGQALRRLCGISGGEPLEERRARFSRRLSQHLPPARVQEVVEFLGELCSLPFPDEHSPRLHAARADPRLMSIHMGRALVAFLKAECAHHPVLLVLEDLHWGDMLSVRLMDEALRELSEQPFLVLALARPELEQLLPGPWMQRLQSVPLRGLSRKASARLVHEVLGSQVPDALVDKLVEQAAGNALFLEELIRGLAEGGSEGTPETVLAMLQARLGRLEPGARRVLLAASFFGRTFWSGGVGALLGGEVTAGALRSWLQHLVEQEWVQPQPASCFPGEDEYLFRHALVRDAVYGLIPDGQKPPGHQRVGAWLEQAGESDPRVLAEHALLGGQPERAAHFHAEAAERLYARHDMPGTLRCVEAALACAAESPVRVRLLALRAMAIAWVEGFAKMFDLGLPVLPELVPGDAMWCKLMGLLICGGGLLGRHEEMVRLGRLLLRTTPEPGVKAAYIEALAQQCCAAAWVGDRQQTTLLLERMAEVGTQELEREPVTRGWLGLAQNFVHYALEGRFWRAFVAAEQSTSAFLEAGSESGSHTPRSLGGQALAALGNLQGAEEKLRACLVSAREEGQTLGLSVVRTHLSTTLSHGLTPAHWEEAGTVAREEMAGVSPLLHAGWAQVALARVAAHRGEWAEAETQARGACEVLTPYPPYRLFARTVLATSLLAQGRTAEAREQTLLAARELESLGGAGAASIDVHLTLAEVCLAEGDAQQGEAALRRAVRCVHECARDIPDEAARERFLRQVPGNARVLELARQRWGAEE
- a CDS encoding NUDIX hydrolase; amino-acid sequence: MNEGPSWKDNWKVRLYERVRERGFDSLTAFAEARPTTSLVALAAELGEADISAVQIFSGLVAEAERSHQVTRLVRSQFVRELSESLPDGWPTVMDETSRFEVAQALAFWFGFTPETHRKRAERVMTALRTTPPPPGWRPLGPDDELLRTLLPDEEV
- a CDS encoding DUF2380 domain-containing protein produces the protein MRQSTLATHLAFLGAIGDVSGTTRRVSNELSRLRASKLGITGKASGVFVPYVDYGERQLRWIDAELAAATRLTHAASEMDDPDMQLALLRLSGPRLETAMMGSLLLSVWFDFLHLADVVLDQYPSYNVEKLFVDMNRSQKMLEPAMTALSSLEPGQLEAAATDLPALVGHLTREFAAIREAVRVAAENLKKLLVLKESIEALTMLPAMRFSLPSLSPATPATLGVGLVVGSNGVMMGTRMVVSAEWVEMMRRLVQMGVISLPTVSAAVRIHAGQVMMAQAHDDLPPGVRDALGDGPEVRGMRVTGRTGAGMAEPPEHHVLPREFREWFEKRGFTGEMSIDRFCVNLEQAKHEAIHGGGNWRLGRTWPNEWNRMIMDVLSRAETETGRMLTPNEILRLVAKAMKRYNLPMNFTPRRGR
- a CDS encoding efflux RND transporter periplasmic adaptor subunit → MHSDRNRTPFLPTLALVSILGAGACKSPEAPPPAAPPAVEVGTITVRPSTIPVLDELPGRIAPTRVAEVRPRVSGIIVERVFRQGGSVKAGDVLFKIDSSLFEVERASARAVLAKAEATAAEARQQGERGEKLMASGVITQEQHEALRAALQRAEADVAAARAALRRAEINLEYATIRAPISGRIGRALVTEGALVSQGDPTALAVIQQLDPIYADFTQPAMELHRLRQAFKDGRIQGATPEQANVRLVLDDGSFFSKSGKLLFSDVTVDPGSGQLTLRGEFPNPDAELLPGMYVRGQIEQGSLSEALAVPQQAIQRDNAGKSQVFVVAPNGTAEVRPVRTSRVYQNQAVIQEGLKAGDQVIVEGFQKIAAGAPVKPVAWTAPGTDVTPSQPR